One window from the genome of Gadus morhua chromosome 16, gadMor3.0, whole genome shotgun sequence encodes:
- the LOC115560861 gene encoding extracellular calcium-sensing receptor-like — MGEPEEPQLFKTGDIILGGIFSFHSTFKTVESTYVHRPLPLQCISLNFRAIQYAQVMLFAIEEINNSTDILPGIKLGYKLYDLCGSIARAVKVALSLINGNEEMASMSEKPCSGSVPAIVGVTSSSPCMAISTVIGPFHTPLVSHFATCACLSNKVRYPSFLRTIPSDYYQSRALAQMVKHFGWTWVGAIRSNDDYGNNGMAIFIDTATELGICLEYSLPFIRTDPPEQKQKIIETIKGSTSKVIIAFVNHMDMDVLIEEFAHHNLTGYQWVGTESWISDSQNAQAKGHYILDGSIGLAIRKAHVTGLREFILDVKPLNSSGNKLFIEFWEKTFGCIFNHINQTEKTLKQCTGYEDLTQIKNSFHDMSLMPIFNNVYKAVYAVAHTLHTIIGCGDTCSNTIASDPQVILQHLKKIRFKTKDGEEVYFNQYGDPAAKYDIINWQPKKDGSVEFVTVGLFDASLPEEKQLHIDNLTLTWANNSKQVPISVCSGTCALGTRKVLQKGKPVCCYDCIPCAEGEVSNKTDSITCVRCHPEFWSNKRRDECEKKETEFLSYTEIMGTILTLSSLLGACLTATVAFIFFRHRNTPIVKANNSELSFLLLFSLTLCFLCSLTFIGRPSDWSCIFRHTAFGITFVLCISCVLGKTLAVLMAFKATLPGSNLMKWFGPRRQRIVVLAFTFIQVVICIVWVTANPPYPFKNLRHFKDKIILECALGSPIGFWAVLGYIGLLAMLCFILAILARKLPDNFNEAKFITFSMLIFCAVWMTFIPAYVSSPGKFSVAVEIFAILASSFGLLFCIFVPKCYIILLKPERNTKKNMMEKKS; from the exons ATGGGGGAGCCAGAGGAGCCCCAGCTCTTCAAGACTGGAGACATCATCTTGGGTGGAATCTTCTCCTTCCACAGCACCTTCAAGACTGTGGAGTCGACCTACGTGCACAGACCACTTCCACTACAGTGTATAAG TCTGAATTTCAGAGCGATCCAGTATGCCCAGGTGATGCTGTTTGCCATTGAGGAGATAAACAACAGCACAGACATTCTGCCTGGCATTAAACTAGGTTATAAATTGTATGATCTATGTGGTTCAATTGCACGGGCAGTTAAAGTCGCGCTGTCTTTGATTAATGGCAATGAGGAAATGGCCTCCATGTCAGAGAAACCTTGCAGTGGATCTGTCCCTGCCATTGTAGGAGTGACCTCGTCTTCTCCTTGCATGGCAATATCCACAGTTATTGGGCCCTTTCACACTCCATTG GTCAGCCACTTTGCAACATGTGCTTGTCTTAGCAACAAAGTCCGGTATCCATCCTTCCTCAGAACCATACCCAGTGACTACTACCAGAGCAGAGCCCTGGCCCAAATGGTCAAGCACTTTGGATGGACCTGGGTAGGGGCTATTAGATCAAACGATGACTATGGAAACAATGGAATGGCCATATTCATAGATACAGCAACAGAGCTCGGAATCTGTCTTGAGTACTCATTGCCTTTTATCAGAACAGATCCACCAGAACAAAAGCAGAAGATTATAGAGACCATTAAAGGTTCTACTTCTAAAGTTATTATTGCGTTTGTCAATCATATGGATATGGATGTACTAATTGAGGAGTTTGCACATCACAACCTCACAGGGTACCAATGGGTAGGCACTGAAAGCTGGATATCAGATTCCCAAAATGCACAAGCGAAGGGCCACTACATCCTGGATGGCTCCATCGGCCTTGCCATCCGAAAGGCCCATGTCACTGGCCTTAGAGAGTTCATTTTGGATGTGAAGCCACTCAACTCCTCTGGAAATAAATTGTTCATAGAGTTCTGGGAGAAAACCTTTGGTTGTATTTTTAATCATATAAATCAAACAGAAAAAACACTCAAACAGTGTACTGGTTATGAGGATCTGACACAGATAAAAAACAGCTTCCATGATATGTCACTTATGCCAATCTTTAACAATGTATATAAAGCAGTGTATGCAGTTGCCCACACTCTTCATACAATTATTGGCTGTGGAGACACATGTAGCAACACTATAGCATCAGATCCGCAAGTG ATTTtgcagcatttaaaaaaaataaggtttAAAACAAAAGATGGAGAAGAGGTTTACTTCAATCAGTATGGAGACCCAGCTGCAAAGTATGACATCATAAATTGGCAGCCCAAGAAGGATGGCAGTGTGGAGTTTGTTACTGTTGGCCTCTTTGATGCGTCTCTGCCTGAAGAAAAACAGCTTCATATAGATAACCTAACATTGACGTGGGCAAATAACTCAAAACAG GTACCTATTTCAGTCTGCAGTGGGACATGTGCTTTGGGAACTCGAAAGGTCCTCCAGAAAGGAAAGCCTGTCTGCTGCTATGACTGTATACCGTGTGCAGAGGGGGAAGTCAGTAACAAAACAG ATTCAATCACCTGTGTTAGATGTCATCCTGAGTTCTGGTCCAATAAGAGAAGAGACGAATGTGAGAAAAAGGAAACTGAGTTTTTGTCATACACTGAAATCATGGGGACAATTCTCACACTGTCTTCCTTGTTAGGAGCCTGCTTGACTGCTACAGTGGCATTCATTTTCTTTAGACATAGGAATACTCCAATCGTCAAGGCCAACAATTCTGAGCTGAGcttcctgctgctcttctccttgactctgtgtttcctgtgttctcTGACCTTCATCGGCCGTCCCTCAGACTGGTCCTGTATTTTTCGCCACACAGCTTTTGGGATCACCTTTGTCCtctgtatctcttgtgttctgGGGAAAACTCTTGCCGTGCTAATGGCCTTTAAGGCAACACTACCCGGAAGTAATCTAATGAAATGGTTTGGACCTCGTCGACAAAGAATCGTTGTTCTAGCTTTTACTTTTATACAGGTTGTGATTTGCATAGTTTGGGTAACAGCGAACCCTCCCTATCCGTTTAAGAATTTAAGACATTTTAAAGATAAGATCATTCTAGAATGTGCATTGGGATCCCCTATAGGTTTCTGGGCTGTGTTGGGTTATATAGGACTCCTAGCTATGTTATGTTTCATACTGGCTATTCTGGCCAGAAAGCTGCCTGATAACTTCAATGAGGCCAAATTCATCACCTTCAGCATGTTGATATTCTGTGCAGTCTGGATGACCTTCATCCCTGCTTATGTTAGTTCTCCTGGGAAGTTCAGTGTGGCTGTGGAAATATTTGCTATCCTGGCCTCTAGTTTTGGgttacttttttgtatttttgttccAAAATGCTACATAATATTGTTGAAaccagaaagaaacacaaaaaagaaTATGATGGAGAAGAAGAGTTAG